In Danaus plexippus chromosome 28, MEX_DaPlex, whole genome shotgun sequence, a genomic segment contains:
- the LOC116776362 gene encoding NADH dehydrogenase [ubiquinone] 1 alpha subcomplex subunit 8, with the protein MVLTADIHLPEESELTVEEINLSTATLRAGSFHLGKYCEQANNEFMLCRFEENDPRKCINEGKAVTACSLEFFRKVKKACLAEFNQYTNCIDKSSGDYGLQHCRKTQGMFDKCMLENLNLERPPFGYFCEARVHETKRPKPPVEEKAVYPDATPGLPENAEKNPARFGSRFYWMTE; encoded by the exons atgGTGTTGACCGCCGACATCCATCTACCAGAAGAGTCCGAATTGACCGTGGAAGAAATCAATTTGTCCACTGCTACTTTACGAGCTGGCTCCTTTCATCTAGGAAAATATTGCGAGCAAGCTAATAAT gaGTTCATGTTGTGTCGTTTCGAGGAAAACGATCCTCGCAAGTGTATCAACGAGGGTAAGGCCGTCACAGCCTGCTCATTGGAGTTCTTCAGGAAGGTGAAGAAAGCTTGTCTCGCTGAATTCAACCAATATACTAATTGCATTGATAAAAGTTCTGGAGACTATGGTCTGCAACA CTGTCGTAAAACTCAAGGCATGTTTGATAAGTGCATGTTGGAGAATTTGAATCTTGAACGTCCGCCCTTCGGTTACTTCTGTGAGGCTCGGGTTCACGAAACTAAGAg ACCAAAACCACCTGTCGAAGAGAAGGCCGTATACCCAGATGCTACACCAGGCCTGCCGGAGAACGCTGAGAAGAATCCAGCCAGATTCGGCTCAAGATTCTACTGGATGACGGAATAA
- the LOC116776283 gene encoding uncharacterized protein LOC116776283, with protein MVSKAVLVLAAFCLVQCLVEVESSFIKPNNVPRVGRSSEADGPFDQSMMGYVIKTIPSKNIPRMGRRNYDSENRFDIPKLYQIPDETREYYEGNDAKFTQEQEDFFGSH; from the exons atggTGTCAAAGGCAGTCCTTGTGTTAGCGGCGTTCTGTCTCGTGCAGTGTTTAGTTGAAGTAGAaagttcttttataaaaccaaataaCGTACCGCGGGTGGGCAGAAGTAGTGAAGCTGACGGTCCGTTCGATCAGAGCATGATGGGTTACGTTATCAAGACCATTCCAAGCAAAAACATTCCCAGGATGGGTAGGAGGAATTATGACTCA GAAAACCGATTCGATATTCCTAAACTTTATCAAATCCCAGATGAAACAAGAGAATATTATGAAG GTAATGATGCTAAATTCACCCAAGAGCAAGAAGATTTCTTCGGCAGTCATTAA
- the LOC116776243 gene encoding NF-kappa-B-repressing factor-like, whose product MSFNVSWDVDNYRDDHESEEQWSLRKAFMERWKNMYPEDRLVCLARVFINIEFMGCRYPNEVMLEVSRLSNEVAEEYRKMKKMKLQRTFVSASEAAAVKAKGKKRKGGLVKGKPPNKAPKIDFVPQGQQVHTKIKNENNENQPNNVDSTTTDSETETKISQTTSKPISIDYLKELSKVKCVDVSKFDDTMFETPFGRFVLLINTSMTKLGNIQSSCQACKLNTTFSYEDNVYTIHINEDLIAEAPGTTKALAREAAEKLAWKKLKKHCVCLLVRENKSNKIDKLKINEVFRKKEDSGTKVENSVAVKMMKLMGWKGGGLGVDAQGIQEPIQPHLQTGKRSGLGSTPGMHHIRAAGTKLMKRLQASDDFDVELVFTNEFSKEERAALHKCAQNHGLVSKSYNSNSQRFLVVKKKLDPFSLVKAAIEKGGDTPKYKVFIPAVLAK is encoded by the exons atgtcttttaACGTGTCTTGGGATGTAGATAATTATAGAGATGATCATGAAAGCGAAGAGCAATGGTCATTAAGAAAGGCCTTTATGGAACGATGGAAAAACATGTATCCTGAAGATAGGCTCGTCTGTTTGGCCAGAGTATTCATTAACATAGAGTTTATGGGCTGTCGGTATCCAAACGAAGTTATGCTAGAAGTTTCTAGATTATCGAacgaa gttgCAGAAGAATATAGAAAAATGAAGAAGATGAAGCTACAAAGAACCTTCGTATCCGCCTCTGAGGCAGCTGCAGTTAAGGCTAAGGGTAAAAAACGAAAAGGTGGACTCGTAAAAGGGAAACCTCCGAACAAAGCACCCAAAATAGACTTTGTACCCCAAGGACAGCAggtacatacaaaaattaaaaatgaaaataatgagaaTCAACCAAATAATGTTGATTCAACAACAACCGACAGTGAAACTGAGACCAAAATCTCGCAAACGACAAGCAAACCTATATCTATTGATTACCTAAAAGAATTATCGAAGGTAAAGTGCGTGGACGTCAGCAAGTTTGATGACACAATGTTCGAAACGCCGTTCGGGAGATTTGTTCTATTGATAAACACGAGTATGACCAAGTTGGGGAACATACAGA GTAGCTGTCAGGCTTGCAAACTGAATACCACATTTTCGTATGAGGACAATGTGTACACCATTCATATAAACGAAGACTTGATAGCCGAGGCCCCCGGAACTACTAAAGCATTGGCCAGAGAGGCTGCCGAGAAATTAGCTTGGAAA AAACTGAAAAAGCACTGCGTGTGCTTACTGGTCAGAGAAAACAAGagcaataaaatagataaattaaaaattaacgaaGTCTTCAGGAAGAAAGAGGATTCTGGGACGAAGGTTGAGAACAGCGTTGCTGTCAA AATGATGAAGCTCATGGGGTGGAAGGGAGGAGGTCTGGGTGTCGATGCCCAGGGTATCCAAGAACCTATACAACCACATCTACAGACG GGTAAACGATCTGGTTTGGGGTCGACGCCGGGTATGCATCACATCAGGGCGGCGGGCACGAAACTAATGAAGCGTCTCCAAGCCTCGGATGACTTTGACGTGGAGCTTGTGTTCACGAACGAATTCTCAAAAGAGGAGAGGGCGGCGTTACACAAGTGCGCCCAGAACCACGGGCTCGTCTCTAAAAGCTACAACAGTAACAGTCAgag ATTTCTGGTGGTAAAGAAGAAATTGGATCCGTTCTCACTAGTGAAAGCTGCTATTGAAAAAGGCGGGGACACACCCAAATATAAAGTGTTCATACCGGCCGTGCTGGCAAAATGA